In a single window of the Lodderomyces elongisporus chromosome 4, complete sequence genome:
- the PIN3 gene encoding protein that induces appearance of [PIN+] prion when overproduced — protein MSAALVNRSLTTVRTELEFLKDSEVITEALYDKLVAALPTKYKKDEKPWDVDALQNNADSSSNYTNGNSYNSTEKFTVGAVKVATEQQKLPPSNPDTEPAPSYNDKVNQISESLSKTNLKPPAYPPSDPSPVGYCMASYDYKAQEPDDISLTKGDKIAVTEHLSEDWWKGYKAGTGRDKAGVFPSNYVKVISEQEFKFSHKDAAAPPSPNPYSSYGPPAPYGQPSPYNQPSPMPQQPSYGGGYGFPPPQQYQQQYQVAPQAAPQQVQQVQQQPSGRNEAFKKYGSRFGEAALFGAGASVGANIVNSIL, from the coding sequence ATGTCTGCTGCTTTAGTCAACCGCTCTTTGACAACTGTTCGAACAGAGCTTGAGTTCTTGAAGGATTCAGAAGTTATCACCGAGGCTTTATACGACAAGTTAGTCGCTGCACTTCccacaaaatacaaaaaggaCGAAAAGCCATGGGATGTTGATGCCTTGCAAAATAATGCGgacagtagtagtaattaTACAAATGGCAATAGTTATAACAGTACAGAGAAGTTTACGGTGGGTGCAGTAAAAGTTGCTACAGAGCAACAAAAACTACCACCTTCGAACCCAGATACAGAACCTGCACCTTCATACAACGACAAGGTAAACCAAATTTCCGAATCATTGTCCAAGACAAATTTGAAGCCACCTGCATATCCCCCATCTGATCCATCACCAGTTGGGTATTGTATGGCCTCATATGATTATAAAGCACAAGAACCAGATGATATTTCACTCACAAAGGGGGATAAAATCGCGGTAACCGAACACTTATCAGAAGATTGGTGGAAAGGATACAAGGCAGGTACAGGTCGTGACAAGGCCGGTGTATTTCCCTCAAATTACGTTAAGGTGATCTCTGAACAAGAGTTTAAATTCTCGCATAAAGATGCAGCGGCTCCACCTTCTCCTAACCCATATTCTTCTTATGGTCCACCAGCGCCATACGGACAACCATCTCCATATAACCAGCCATCTCCAATGCCTCAACAACCCTCCTATGGCGGCGGATACGGATTCCCACCTCCACAACAATACCAGCAACAATACCAAGTAGCCCCTCAAGCTGCACCTCAACAAGTACAACAAGTTCAACAACAGCCCTCCGGACGCAATGAGGCATTCAAAAAGTACGGTAGTAGGTTTGGAGAGGCAGCATTGTTTGGTGCAGGTGCTTCAGTGGGTGCAAATATTGTTAACTCTATTCTTTAA
- the PHB2 gene encoding Prohibitin-2, subunit of the prohibitin complex (Phb1p-Phb2p): protein MNNPDWKSLSNELRRRAQQAGGSKRPKTPFGIFGGIGGVLLLGGVVLFAENALFNVEGGQRGILYSRLNGVQQKIYPEGTHFVIPWFQRPIIYDVRAKPKEIASLTGTKDLQMVNITCRVLYKPEVLKLPKIFVSLGLNYEEKVLPSIVNEVLKSVVAQFNAAQLITQREKVSRLVRENLVRRAAKFDIALDDVSLTYMTFSPEFSAAVEAKQIAQQDAQRAAFIVDKAIQEKQQLVVKAQGEAKSAELIGEAIKKSRDYVELKRLDTAREIANILSASPNRILLDNDTLLLNTVVDSRNNRK from the coding sequence ATGAACAATCCAGATTGGAAAAGTTTATCTAACGAATTGAGACGTAGGGCTCAACAAGCAGGTGGTAGTAAGAGACCAAAGACACCTTTCGGAATCTTTGGTGGAATTGGCGGAGTTCTTCTTTTAGGAGGAGTTGTGCTCTTTGCAGAAAATGCACTTTTCAACGTTGAGGGTGGTCAACGTGGTATTTTGTATTCAAGACTTAATGGTGTTCAACAAAAGATCTACCCTGAAGGTACTCATTTTGTCATCCCTTGGTTTCAAAGACCAATTATCTACGATGTTCGTGCTAAACCAAAGGAAATTGCCTCTTTAACGGGAACCAAGGATTTACAAATGGTGAATATCACATGCAGAGTGTTGTACAAACCTGAAGTGTTGAAACTTCCTAaaatatttgtttctttgggTTTGAACTATGAAGAGAAAGTGTTGCCATCCATTGTCAATGAAGTGTTGAAATCAGTTGTCGCTCAGTTCAACGCTGCACAATTAATCACacagagagaaaaagtttCAAGATTGGTACGCGAGAATTTGGTTCGCCGTGCTGCCAAGTTTGATATCGCCTTGGACGATGTTTCATTGACTTACATGACATTCTCTCCAGAATTTAGTGCTGCCGTCgaagcaaaacaaattgcACAGCAAGACGCCCAGAGAGCAGCGTTTATTGTTGACAAAGCAATCCAAGAGAAGCAGCAGTTGGTTGTAAAGGCTCAAGGTGAGGCCAAGTCGGCTGAGTTGATTGGTGAAGCAATTAAAAAATCTAGAGATTATGTTGAATTGAAGAGATTGGATACAGCTAGGGAAATTGCAAACATATTATCCGCCTCGCCAAATAGAATATTATTGGACAATGACACATTATTGTTGAATACAGTTGTTGACAGTCGAAACAATCGTAAATAG